In bacterium, one DNA window encodes the following:
- a CDS encoding phytoene desaturase, producing MSRIIVIGSGFGGMGTALRLRAAGHDVTIVEKLDKPGGRAYVFEQDGFRFDAGPTVITAPWLIDELFELFGRRSEDYVNIVPVHPFYRIYFHDGSFFEYNNDPGFIEENIRKFNPSDVEGYRAFMKKTKPIFEKGFVELADKPFLTIGSMLKVLPDLVKLGSHRSVYSYVSRFIQDERLRMVFTFHPLLVGGNPFHTTSIYAMIHYLEKEWGVHYAMGGTGQVIQAFTKLFEEEGGRLLLNAEVERIDVRDGRSSGVTLRDGRVLNADAVVSNADVAYSYLNMIDAKERRKYSDRKLQSMRYSMSLFVLYFGTNRQYPDIAHHDIILSHRYRELLEDIFTRKVLADDFSMYLHRPTATDPSMAPEGCDAFYALIPVPHNGSGINWKETAPQFRDRIVNFLEEKYLPGLSENIVTERMLTPDDFQHRLNSYLGSAFSVEPVLTQSAWFRPHNRSEDVENLYFTGAGTHPGAGLPGVLSSSKIVASLIGPAATDSA from the coding sequence ATGAGCCGCATAATCGTTATTGGGTCTGGTTTCGGGGGAATGGGTACGGCCCTTCGTCTTCGAGCTGCCGGACATGATGTTACCATAGTTGAAAAACTGGACAAGCCGGGGGGACGCGCTTACGTCTTTGAACAGGACGGTTTCCGTTTCGACGCGGGTCCCACGGTCATCACGGCACCATGGCTCATCGATGAGCTGTTTGAACTGTTCGGTAGGCGTAGTGAAGACTATGTCAACATCGTTCCTGTGCACCCCTTCTATCGCATCTACTTCCACGACGGCAGTTTTTTCGAATACAACAATGACCCGGGGTTCATAGAAGAGAACATCCGCAAATTCAATCCTTCCGATGTCGAGGGATACCGTGCGTTCATGAAAAAAACGAAACCGATATTCGAGAAAGGTTTTGTTGAACTGGCGGACAAACCTTTCCTGACCATCGGGAGCATGCTGAAGGTACTGCCGGATCTGGTAAAACTGGGATCACATCGCAGCGTGTACTCCTACGTTTCGCGTTTCATCCAGGACGAGCGCCTTCGCATGGTGTTCACTTTTCACCCCCTGCTTGTGGGGGGCAACCCTTTCCACACCACATCGATTTACGCGATGATACACTACCTGGAGAAGGAATGGGGTGTACACTATGCTATGGGAGGGACCGGCCAGGTCATCCAGGCGTTCACGAAGCTCTTCGAAGAGGAGGGTGGCCGATTGTTGCTGAACGCGGAAGTTGAGCGCATCGATGTGCGCGACGGACGCAGCAGCGGAGTGACACTGCGTGATGGACGCGTGTTGAATGCGGATGCCGTGGTGAGCAACGCTGATGTCGCCTATTCCTACCTCAACATGATCGATGCAAAAGAGCGCCGAAAGTACAGCGATCGCAAACTGCAATCCATGCGCTACTCCATGTCGCTTTTCGTGCTTTACTTCGGCACAAACAGGCAATACCCCGACATTGCACATCATGACATCATCTTGAGTCACCGCTACCGGGAGCTGCTCGAAGACATCTTCACGCGCAAAGTGCTCGCGGATGATTTCTCCATGTACCTGCATCGTCCGACCGCCACCGATCCTTCAATGGCGCCAGAAGGATGCGACGCCTTCTACGCCCTCATCCCCGTACCGCACAACGGATCCGGTATCAACTGGAAGGAAACCGCGCCCCAATTCAGGGATCGCATCGTCAATTTCCTCGAAGAAAAGTATCTTCCCGGTCTCAGCGAGAACATCGTGACAGAGCGCATGCTGACACCGGATGATTTTCAGCACAGGCTCAACAGTTATCTCGGATCGGCCTTTTCCGTGGAGCCCGTTCTCACGCAGAGCGCGTGGTTTCGTCCCCATAACCGTAGCGAAGATGTAGAAAATTTGTATTTTACCGGCGCTGGTACGCACCCTGGCGCTGGATTGCCGGGAGTACTTTCCTCTTCCAAAATTGTCGCTTCTCTCATCGGACCTGCGGCAACTGATTCTGCTTGA
- a CDS encoding saccharopine dehydrogenase NADP-binding domain-containing protein: MNTSTALSGATDTGQWMLYGANGYTGRLIAEEAVRRGFSPVLAGRSAESVTPIADALNCSSRIFPLDVPEQVDAALADVSAVLHCAGPFARTAENMIDACFRTGTHYLDIGGEIPVLESILLKGEAAKKHGVVVLPGSGFDVVPTDCLAKKLKELLPDATELQIAMGGTVSLSPGTLKVSIETIPTGGTIRKNGKLMRVPHAWRIKSIEFDDQERCTISIPWGDVSTAWVSTGIPNIQIFGSVPRPTAITMRMIRGMITILMRSDRIRRFSEDLAGKLVHGPDATARSQNIMHIRGDVWNAQGEHRCVHMHTPEGYACTIETTLAILPRVLQGEVEPGVWTPAQAFGSDFATTIPGITFVQENEY; the protein is encoded by the coding sequence ATGAACACTTCAACAGCCTTGTCCGGTGCGACAGATACCGGACAGTGGATGCTGTATGGTGCGAACGGATACACAGGCAGATTGATCGCCGAAGAAGCTGTGCGGCGAGGATTTTCTCCCGTGCTCGCTGGAAGAAGCGCCGAAAGCGTCACCCCTATCGCAGATGCGCTCAACTGCAGCAGCCGCATCTTTCCCCTCGATGTCCCGGAACAAGTAGATGCCGCTCTCGCTGATGTATCGGCGGTACTGCATTGCGCTGGACCATTTGCACGTACCGCAGAGAACATGATCGATGCCTGTTTTCGCACTGGCACGCATTATCTGGACATTGGCGGGGAGATTCCGGTACTTGAGTCCATTCTCCTGAAAGGTGAGGCTGCAAAGAAACATGGTGTCGTTGTCCTGCCGGGATCCGGATTCGATGTCGTCCCGACCGACTGCCTTGCAAAGAAGCTCAAGGAGCTTCTTCCTGATGCGACAGAGTTACAGATTGCAATGGGAGGCACGGTGTCTCTGAGTCCCGGGACACTGAAGGTCAGCATTGAGACCATTCCGACCGGGGGCACAATTCGAAAGAATGGTAAACTGATGCGCGTCCCTCACGCCTGGCGCATCAAGTCCATCGAATTTGACGACCAGGAGCGATGCACGATCAGCATTCCCTGGGGAGACGTCAGTACGGCCTGGGTAAGTACCGGGATTCCGAACATCCAAATCTTCGGATCTGTCCCACGGCCTACGGCTATTACAATGCGCATGATACGTGGAATGATCACTATCCTCATGCGCAGTGATCGCATCCGCAGGTTTTCAGAAGACCTCGCCGGGAAACTGGTCCACGGTCCTGATGCGACCGCACGTTCTCAGAACATCATGCATATTCGAGGCGATGTCTGGAATGCGCAGGGCGAACATCGCTGTGTGCACATGCACACGCCTGAAGGATATGCATGTACGATTGAAACCACGCTCGCAATATTACCACGGGTTTTGCAGGGGGAAGTTGAGCCTGGAGTATGGACCCCGGCGCAGGCCTTCGGGAGCGATTTCGCCACGACGATACCTGGCATTACGTTCGTGCAAGAGAACGAGTACTAA